The nucleotide sequence GTAATACGTCGtccgtaattactggtggtccaggaaaatagaaatgccatTAGAAAccatgctgtagtgcagtttaatattattattatacatatgaatttgctgaaactgggtATGAATAGTTTTGTATATACATTTATCTTTCTATGCAGCGGTATTGTTACAATTCATATTCATttcgtatttacgcaattgaaacTCCAAATTCAAagcggcgtaggcctttaaaaaggGGGATAAGATCAAGGCTAACTTACCCATTTCCACCCGATATGCATGCTGAGGACACCCTTCCGCCTGAATATGTCATCACACTGGTCAAGAACGTCTCGCGCTTGGTCAACAGAAAAGCCAGCATTCACTTCGAAGACTCCACCCTGAAAAAGATGAtaatcatcttgaccaccaaggctTTTGATACACGCCGGCGTATACCGGAAGTATACTCTGGTATACTCCGGCGATGTTCAAAGGGAGAATAagaccacgaggttcaggatgatgGTAGGCTGACTGTCTTATAAAGGTATGAGGTTGTTTTCAATTTGCACCAGTTAAGTTTGTTTGTAACTCTGTTTCGTCTTTTTTTATCCAACAGTCTTTAGAATAAAGAAGTTCACGTGCCCCTTATGCTCTATAGGCCGTGTCCGTTGCAGGTGTGGTAGAAAGATTTGTCCCGGGGGAAGAGAGTCCGGGTCCGGGACAAAGCGGGAATCTACAATAATGCGCGTTtaatattttaacttcatttCATATCTCATGgaaaatttcataaaaatgaATCAAGAAATAGGGAGCATACACCCTTTTTGGATTTCTTATGCACGTATTTTGATACCCCCTTCATCTTACTTTTTGGGTCCCAAACTTGACCCAAATCTATAACGTGTTAATCATTTTTGGGGCACCCTGTATGAGCTGAATCGGCAATATCAATGTCATGCTTAATTTAATCCAAACAATCATGCTTTGTCGAAATTGAACTAGTTATCTTAATTTGGGCCGAGGACACCAGTTTACACTTCGGGTACAGTACAGTCATTTTAAAAGTAAATAACAGCTGcatatattttcagaaataaTTTCGCGGGTGGGGTGATACCGAAATGAACCCGGAAAAGAACTGTAGGCCTGTAAAGGCCATCTTGATCATCAAGATTTTGTATAACCCCGATTACATTTAAAGGGGATATAAGACTATGAAGTTCAGGATGGGAAAGGCAGGAACTAAACAAGACGCGGCACGAGTCATCTTGACGATCTCAAGTTGATATTCCCTCAGTCATTTTTCGCGGGCACTAGTCACAAGAAATGCCAGTCATTTTTCGGCCAGTAAATTTAAGAATATATACCAATATCGTTGAATGAAGTCGTTTTGAATATTTTCTACAGCTtaatttaaagctgaactgcgtGCACGTTTTCATCCTGGTTCAATCTGAAGCCGAACTGAAGGAAGTCTGGCGCTGGTACTAAAACTTTTCCTGGAACGTAGTATCAAACTCCTATTGCAGTCAAATAGCATTTACTAAGCTGAAGACATTTCTTCACCGAAAAAGCCACCTAATTGGACTTTTAGCTGAACCGagtgtttttatcatcaaagtTATTGCAAAAAAGAAATGAGATATTGTTCTTACCTTGTCTTTGgaccttttctttttcttcttctttttctcctttCCCGACTTTTCATCATCACTGCTCGAACTTGAGCTTGAGCTTGAGCTTGAGCTTGagctgctactgctactgctactgctgccTGACCGAATGCCGCTGCCAGCGTCAATTCCGATGGTAGCATCATCGGTACCGTCCTTGATCTCTACCTCTGGTTCCGGTCGAGGAGTTTGCTCTTTGACCTCAATTATGGCCTCTCCAATGATTTCATCCGACACCTTCTCAGCGAATTCTACTTTCTTTTCGAAAGATATCTTTCTCTTCGCTTTCTCTTCAGCGTCTTCAACTTTTGCATCTCCGAAACTGAGACTAACATCATACTGTACTCCTCCCGGTGTAGTGCTCTCCAACACCGCTAGAGGGCGTTGTTCTTCTTCTGACGAAGAGCTGCTTGAACTTTTGCGTTCTTGTTTGATTTCAGCATCAACAATTTCAATATCAGTTGCGAATGTAACTCCTTTCTTTCGCTTCTCGTTGATTTCATCTGAACTCGAGCTGCTGGAGCTCGAACTGCGACTACGTTTTTCCTCTTCAACTACCGGCGTTTCTACGACCTCTGGTGTCTCGACTTCTTCTTCCGGCAGCGTCTCTTTCGGCACCTGGATTGGTACGACTGGTTCTGGCTCTGGAACCTCTACTTTCAGCTGTATTTCAACCTCACCAGGCTCGTCCTTAACTTTCCCTTCATCACTTGAGGAACTCGAACTACTGGAACTACGACTACGCGTTCCCTCTTCGACTACCGATGGTTCGACTACCAGTTCCACTTGTGGCTCTTTGGGGATCTCGATATCTACTTCGGGGCGCTTTTCCTCAGGTTCCTCGACCGCAACATCTGGCTCTGGAACCTCTACTTTCAGCTGTATTTCAACCTCATCAGGCTCGTCCTTAACTTTCCCTTCATCACTTGAGGAACTCGAGCTACTGGAACTACGACTACGCTTTCCCTCTTCAACTACTGTGGTAGTCTCAAATTGAACCTCCAGCTTTGGCTCTTCTGGCTCTTGTACTGCCACCTCCCCACCCGATGTCTTAACGTCAAGATCTAGTTCGAATCCTGCTTCCTGCAGAAGTTCATCAGGAATTTCTGGCAAGTTGCGTACTTCTTTCGTTCCTTCACCGCTGCTGGAACTACTCGACCTGCTACGTTTCTCGACATCAATCTCGACCTCAACTTGCAACTGCTCTGGTTCGGGAATTTCTTTCACCTCTGTCACCTCGGACTCAATCTTCAGCTCAATTTCCGGTTCCTTGTGTTCCTTCTCTTTTTCGTGGTCGCTGTCGGAACTCGAGCTACTGGAACTGCTGGAACTTCTACTTCTTGTTTTGGCGACCTCTTCTTCTTTGGATCCTTCCGGTTTCTCTTCTGTGACTTCCGTCACTTCAATTTCTCCAGGGGTGACTTTGACCTCCATGACATCCCCAGAAGTCGCAGCATCAATGTCAACAGTAGCCGGGGTTTGTTCCTCCACCGGGTCTTTTGGGGCGTCCTTTACCTCGAGGTCAAGGCCAGCTTTATCAACATGCTGGCTGTCTTGGCTGCTTGCGCTAGAACTTGAGGAACTACGGGATCGTGGGGTGACTTCATCTGTACTCACGGTTGGAAAATGACCTTGTATTATCGTCTCGTCTGTTATGACGGGCTCCCCTTCGCCTTCCACCGTAATTGTCTGCACGATGCGTCTTGTGACCTTTTTGACCGTGCGGATTGTACCATCCTCGCACTCCTCCGTAACCGTCTCGACTCCCTCCCCATCTTCGGGGAAATCCGAAAAATCATCACCTTCCGAGAAAAGCGTGGTACGCTCCTTTTCGCTCGTGACGACCGTTTTTGTGGTGGTCTTCAAAGTAATATTCCCATCCTCATCGACGGACTCCACAATCTCTGTTGTTGTGCGTTCCCCCGGCTCCCCGGAAATTTCGAAACCTGTCTCGCCTAACTCCCCAGGGTCGGAAATAACGGTATCCTGCTCTGAATTTTCAATATCCGGGCTCTTAGCAGTGTCGTCTGCTACGACGTCGCCGTTCCCGACGCCATTTTCGATTTCCTGCTCCACCTCTTTTAATCTTTCCTTCTCATCATCGCTCGAACTCGAACTACTTGAAGAAgaacttgaacttgaacttgaactcGAACTCGATCCGCTTGActtcttttccttcttctcCCTCTTCTTTTTCTGCCTCTTCAACTCCTTTGGATCCAAGAATTCCTCCTGTTCCACTTTTGCAACGGGCTCCTCCATCTCGGGCTCTTTCTTCGGTGACTCCGACAAAACCGGCTTCTCCTCCGCGCTTTTCTTACCAGCAGCACCACCTCGGGCAGATGGAATCCTACTACTGCCACTGCCAGCACCGCGACTTGGTATCCTGCTTGGGATGCCCGTTCCGCGGGTCTGCGGAGCAGTTGCAGCGCCGCCCTGGGGTGCGTCATTTGAATCTCGTCTGTCTCCGCGACCAACGGGTTTGGCGATTCCAGACCTAGAGCCTCCTCTTCCCCTTCCCCTCCCGCGCTGTCCCTTCGGTGGCATTTTAATCCAAGCGAACGGAATCCAGACTGCAATAGACACCTCCCCTAGAGCTTGTGCACACTTGTACCTGTTGATTATCTGGCTGGCCCTAATTAACTTCCAAAATCAATATAAAACGGGTCAGGTGCTTCTGTTGATAAGCTGTCGACTCGCCATCAGGAACGCCATCTTCATTTTCCGAGGCGGGTTACTTTATATCTGTAAAATCACCGATGTTCCCTCAAGTTTAGGATCCATTCCGCCGACCCGCGGGACTCCGTTCCACCAACGACGAGGGGAGGTTACGGACGGAGTATCTCTGGTGGTTTAGAATGTGTTGGTCGGTGTTTCGTGGTCCTTTATGACAGTAATTCGACAATCAAAGTTTGTACGAGCAAAAATAAGATCGATTGATCTATTGTTGACATAAATGATTGAAATGGAGACGTTAGGCAGGGgtcgccgataggggtctctcatatcGCACAGTGTACATCGATATTCTTCAAAATTGTACGTTGAAAATATTTATCGCTGGATCAATCATGACCTGGTCCCCTGACCTCGCATATTAGTCACCCGCCTGACGATCACCAAATTGACTCCCTAGCTCCTATACCTCGAGTCCCCCTTTAAACAAATCTTGAAAAATTTTAGTTTTGCCCTAAAACACTTCCATTTGCCAGTTTAacataattttaaaaaacaaaaaaacaatagTTTGATCAAAGTATTTTTACTATTGGCCAAAAGAACTGCCCAAGAAGAAGAACTAACTACCAGcaaattactgccaattttcgGGATACTACAATCTTACAGGGACATTTGAGTGAAACCTGAAGAGTGCTGTTTCCTCTGTCAGTGGCGACACAAGTTACTCTTGACACTCTTGTGACTGGCAAGACGACTCCCATGGAGAGGTGACTCCAGGACAGGTAC is from Lineus longissimus chromosome 18, tnLinLong1.2, whole genome shotgun sequence and encodes:
- the LOC135502187 gene encoding uncharacterized protein LOC135502187; translated protein: MPPKGQRGRGRGRGGSRSGIAKPVGRGDRRDSNDAPQGGAATAPQTRGTGIPSRIPSRGAGSGSSRIPSARGGAAGKKSAEEKPVLSESPKKEPEMEEPVAKVEQEEFLDPKELKRQKKKREKKEKKSSGSSSSSSSSSSSSSSSSSSSDDEKERLKEVEQEIENGVGNGDVVADDTAKSPDIENSEQDTVISDPGELGETGFEISGEPGERTTTEIVESVDEDGNITLKTTTKTVVTSEKERTTLFSEGDDFSDFPEDGEGVETVTEECEDGTIRTVKKVTRRIVQTITVEGEGEPVITDETIIQGHFPTVSTDEVTPRSRSSSSSSASSQDSQHVDKAGLDLEVKDAPKDPVEEQTPATVDIDAATSGDVMEVKVTPGEIEVTEVTEEKPEGSKEEEVAKTRSRSSSSSSSSSSDSDHEKEKEHKEPEIELKIESEVTEVKEIPEPEQLQVEVEIDVEKRSRSSSSSSGEGTKEVRNLPEIPDELLQEAGFELDLDVKTSGGEVAVQEPEEPKLEVQFETTTVVEEGKRSRSSSSSSSSSDEGKVKDEPDEVEIQLKVEVPEPDVAVEEPEEKRPEVDIEIPKEPQVELVVEPSVVEEGTRSRSSSSSSSSSDEGKVKDEPGEVEIQLKVEVPEPEPVVPIQVPKETLPEEEVETPEVVETPVVEEEKRSRSSSSSSSSSDEINEKRKKGVTFATDIEIVDAEIKQERKSSSSSSSEEEQRPLAVLESTTPGGVQYDVSLSFGDAKVEDAEEKAKRKISFEKKVEFAEKVSDEIIGEAIIEVKEQTPRPEPEVEIKDGTDDATIGIDAGSGIRSGSSSSSSSSSSSSSSSSSSSSSDDEKSGKEKKKKKKKRSKDKGGVFEVNAGFSVDQARDVLDQCDDIFRRKGVLSMHIGWKWVNGKRTNTKALVIGVDEKKPLSDIPKRNVLPSSVQVKNNENDTIPLATDVIDDAALKDLYAAVA